Proteins encoded by one window of Nisaea sediminum:
- a CDS encoding PAS domain-containing protein — protein sequence MTGLPSRRLPVGDGYVPEERCRSMTYGDSGSQVGTELDAISGRMRTQTLQVLLHHWRTIKGPLLMPSRRQIDPVEFGSILPRIWLCDYEPESNRFRYRLTGEKVAKRFGHKLSKHYLDDNTDPDYYPRVHRYYRNVVDLPAVLYIYGRLYAETANPIHGERLLLPLSNDGRTVQSVIGATAEIPRLEPSGERFLPEYQKHTYITLETGAVIEETLPV from the coding sequence TTGACCGGACTGCCGTCTCGCCGATTGCCGGTCGGCGACGGTTATGTCCCAGAGGAGCGCTGCCGTTCGATGACTTACGGTGACTCGGGTTCGCAGGTTGGAACTGAACTCGATGCGATCTCCGGACGTATGCGGACGCAGACCCTGCAAGTCCTGCTACATCACTGGCGGACGATCAAGGGCCCGCTTCTGATGCCAAGCCGCCGGCAGATCGATCCGGTGGAATTCGGGTCCATTCTGCCGCGGATCTGGCTTTGCGACTACGAACCTGAGAGCAACAGGTTCCGCTACCGGTTGACCGGTGAGAAAGTCGCCAAAAGGTTCGGGCACAAGCTTTCAAAGCATTATCTTGATGACAATACCGACCCGGACTATTACCCGAGGGTGCATCGCTATTACCGAAATGTCGTCGATCTTCCGGCCGTGCTTTACATCTACGGTCGGCTCTACGCCGAGACCGCCAATCCGATTCACGGGGAGCGGCTCCTGCTGCCGCTCTCCAATGATGGACGAACTGTCCAGAGCGTTATCGGCGCGACTGCGGAAATCCCCCGTCTGGAGCCGAGCGGGGAGCGATTTTTGCCGGAATATCAGAAGCATACCTATATTACGCTTGAGACGGGAGCGGTTATTGAAGAGACTCTTCCCGTCTAG
- a CDS encoding aminotransferase-like domain-containing protein: MTSPQFDFGKVVRQDLPAPAAGRWNGFPKFNFVGGHNAPENIPTEDLIAAVTRVLQREGSTLATYNLESGPQGYKPLREFVAEKLARDAGMTCSADDVLITSGSLQGLDLINAVLLAPGDTVLIEAATYGGTLTRFQRLGVTAVGIGLDEHGMRMDELASALKTLTAEGRKPKFIYTIPTVQNPTASIMPLERRQELLRLATEYDVPVVEDECYSDLIWSGERPPAMHALDESGRVIFVGSFSKSIAPALRVGFVVAPWAFMARMLPLKTDAGSGALEQMVLAEYCQEHFEKHVAALNKTLKAKCDALVETVEASFGTAAEFERPPGGIFLWVKLPAEVDTSRLAKEAAKHGIEINPGAEWSIEGPDAKRALRICYANPPIETIRKGVAALAEVCREEFGVPKTVANR, from the coding sequence ATGACATCGCCTCAGTTCGATTTCGGGAAAGTGGTGCGACAGGATCTTCCTGCGCCGGCCGCCGGGCGGTGGAACGGTTTTCCGAAGTTCAATTTTGTCGGCGGACACAACGCGCCGGAAAACATTCCGACGGAGGATCTGATCGCGGCTGTGACGCGGGTTCTGCAACGCGAAGGCAGCACGCTGGCGACCTACAATCTGGAAAGCGGCCCGCAGGGTTACAAGCCGCTTCGCGAGTTCGTTGCGGAAAAGCTCGCCCGCGACGCCGGGATGACCTGCAGTGCGGACGACGTTCTCATCACCTCCGGATCACTGCAGGGACTCGACCTGATCAACGCAGTGCTGCTCGCCCCGGGCGACACGGTTCTGATCGAGGCCGCGACCTATGGCGGGACCCTGACCCGGTTCCAGCGTCTCGGCGTGACGGCGGTCGGCATCGGCCTCGACGAGCACGGCATGCGGATGGACGAACTGGCATCGGCGTTGAAGACGCTCACCGCCGAGGGCCGGAAGCCGAAGTTCATTTACACAATCCCGACGGTGCAGAACCCGACTGCCTCGATCATGCCGCTGGAGCGGCGGCAGGAACTCCTGCGCCTCGCGACCGAGTACGATGTGCCGGTGGTCGAGGACGAGTGCTACTCGGATCTGATCTGGAGTGGCGAGCGCCCGCCCGCCATGCATGCGCTCGACGAGAGCGGTCGGGTGATCTTCGTCGGCTCCTTTTCGAAATCCATCGCGCCGGCCCTGCGGGTCGGTTTCGTGGTCGCACCCTGGGCGTTCATGGCGCGGATGCTGCCGCTGAAAACCGATGCCGGTTCGGGTGCACTTGAGCAGATGGTGCTCGCCGAGTATTGTCAGGAGCATTTCGAAAAACACGTGGCGGCCCTCAACAAGACCCTCAAAGCGAAATGCGATGCTCTGGTCGAGACGGTCGAGGCCAGCTTCGGAACGGCAGCCGAGTTCGAGCGGCCGCCGGGCGGGATTTTCCTCTGGGTGAAGCTTCCGGCGGAGGTCGATACCTCCAGGCTGGCCAAGGAAGCCGCGAAGCACGGGATCGAGATCAATCCCGGCGCCGAATGGTCCATTGAGGGACCGGATGCGAAGCGCGCGCTCAGGATCTGCTATGCCAATCCGCCGATCGAGACCATCCGCAAGGGCGTGGCGGCGCTCGCCGAGGTCTGCCGTGAGGAATTCGGTGTGCCGAAGACCGTAGCGAACCGCTAG
- a CDS encoding methyl-accepting chemotaxis protein codes for MFSSLPIKTKIISVCLVTLPLPLIALAYAVLSMNWIGIELKEIAEEDMPLTREVTEVTILQLEQAIHFEKAMRFAGIRAQEGDNDAAYSEEVGKFGTQSKKADETFNLITEKLAHAIQSTKQLGHADASSEFRMLSEQVNIAKQHHLEYERLAEQVFAAQTAGDLAKATELAGQAEILETKLDQELEAIQLEIGKYTAQSLITAEQHERTAFQVILGLSLLGLLGGLLAGIGVGTVIARPIIQLTSAMAKLSTGDYSVNVPSLGRRDEIGGMAEAVSVFKEASIELEQMTESRHKEQEEQQRRLQEAMLSLSDQLEQELQTAVAAITKEMDQMRDRSASMTSSAESVKNESLAVSAASEEATVNVNTVAAASEEMAQSIQEIGRQIEESTRIAREAAGEIERTNVTVEGLANAAEKIGQVVGLITDIAEQTNLLALNATIEAARAGEAGKGFAVVASEVKSLANQTGGATEDISEQVRSIQSIATEAVSAMRGIEETVQKINDISEQITGAMGQQTQATDEIARNIQEAAAGTKEVSTKISFVADAADENGAMSREVSTSASAIAEKMQELQNRLTVIVRESAAGNRREAERRTVMASSRIQVGGTWHMCEISDISETGVEIGTDHQLPAGTEVNIDLMGLGTVKAKVIRQRKRVKGFGAEFVELPEDIRQAIRGWNATAEAA; via the coding sequence ATGTTCTCGTCCCTCCCGATCAAGACCAAGATCATCAGCGTCTGCCTGGTGACCCTGCCCCTTCCACTGATTGCACTGGCCTACGCGGTGCTCTCGATGAACTGGATCGGCATTGAATTGAAGGAGATCGCCGAGGAAGACATGCCGCTCACGCGTGAAGTCACCGAAGTGACCATCCTACAACTAGAACAGGCGATCCATTTCGAGAAAGCGATGCGATTTGCCGGCATTCGCGCACAGGAGGGAGACAATGACGCGGCCTATTCGGAAGAAGTCGGAAAGTTCGGAACGCAGAGCAAGAAAGCCGACGAGACATTCAACCTGATCACCGAGAAGCTCGCTCACGCGATCCAAAGCACGAAACAACTCGGCCACGCGGACGCCTCCAGCGAATTTCGTATGCTCTCCGAACAGGTGAACATCGCAAAGCAGCACCACCTGGAATACGAGAGGCTGGCAGAGCAGGTCTTCGCGGCACAGACTGCGGGCGATCTCGCCAAGGCGACGGAACTCGCCGGGCAAGCCGAAATCCTGGAAACCAAGCTCGATCAGGAGCTCGAGGCGATCCAGCTGGAGATCGGGAAATATACCGCACAGTCCCTGATCACCGCTGAGCAGCACGAACGCACCGCGTTTCAGGTCATCCTCGGACTCTCACTCCTCGGGCTTCTCGGTGGCCTGCTTGCCGGGATCGGAGTCGGTACCGTCATCGCAAGACCGATCATTCAGCTCACCTCGGCGATGGCGAAGCTGTCGACGGGAGATTACAGCGTCAATGTGCCTTCCCTCGGACGCCGGGACGAGATCGGCGGCATGGCAGAAGCTGTTTCCGTCTTCAAGGAAGCCAGCATCGAGCTGGAGCAGATGACCGAGTCCCGTCACAAGGAGCAGGAGGAACAGCAGCGCCGCCTGCAAGAGGCGATGCTGAGCCTCAGCGACCAGCTGGAGCAGGAACTGCAGACCGCGGTCGCCGCCATCACCAAGGAAATGGATCAGATGCGCGATCGCTCCGCCTCCATGACATCATCGGCGGAGAGCGTGAAAAACGAGAGCCTCGCCGTTTCGGCCGCCTCCGAGGAAGCGACCGTCAATGTGAACACCGTCGCCGCCGCCTCCGAAGAGATGGCCCAGTCGATCCAGGAAATCGGTCGGCAGATCGAGGAATCCACCCGCATTGCCCGTGAAGCGGCGGGCGAGATCGAGCGCACGAATGTCACGGTGGAAGGCCTCGCGAACGCGGCGGAAAAGATCGGCCAGGTGGTTGGCCTGATCACCGATATCGCGGAGCAGACCAATCTTCTCGCGCTGAACGCGACAATCGAGGCCGCGCGCGCCGGAGAGGCCGGCAAGGGTTTCGCCGTCGTCGCAAGCGAGGTCAAGTCGCTGGCCAACCAGACGGGCGGCGCCACCGAGGACATCTCCGAGCAGGTTCGCAGCATCCAGTCGATCGCCACCGAGGCCGTCTCGGCGATGCGCGGCATCGAAGAGACCGTGCAGAAGATCAACGATATCTCCGAGCAGATCACCGGTGCGATGGGCCAGCAAACCCAGGCCACGGACGAGATCGCCCGCAATATCCAGGAAGCCGCCGCGGGTACGAAAGAGGTATCGACGAAGATTTCTTTCGTTGCCGATGCCGCGGACGAGAATGGCGCGATGTCCCGTGAAGTCAGCACCTCGGCATCCGCCATCGCCGAGAAGATGCAGGAACTGCAGAACCGCCTCACCGTCATCGTGCGCGAGTCCGCGGCCGGGAACCGCCGGGAAGCGGAACGCAGAACCGTAATGGCAAGCTCGCGGATCCAGGTCGGCGGGACATGGCATATGTGCGAAATCAGCGATATTTCCGAGACCGGCGTCGAGATCGGGACCGATCACCAGCTGCCGGCAGGCACCGAAGTGAATATCGACCTGATGGGACTAGGGACCGTAAAGGCCAAGGTCATTCGCCAGCGCAAGAGAGTGAAGGGCTTCGGGGCCGAGTTCGTCGAACTTCCCGAAGATATCCGGCAAGCCATCCGGGGCTGGAACGCGACTGCGGAAGCTGCCTGA
- a CDS encoding PAS domain-containing protein: MSSDAQRAMYEYWLKVRGKGQVPPKTALDPVEFPRKALPLLTVVEPAGEDDFKIRITGTGIRAATGRDLTGLKISEIEGAGPILDRLLQCRNSAVTDYAAGSADWARKPGKYFTALVLPFGTPQSVERVMLVFSFTNRAPEG; this comes from the coding sequence TTGAGCAGCGACGCTCAGAGGGCGATGTATGAGTACTGGCTGAAGGTGCGGGGGAAAGGCCAGGTCCCCCCCAAGACCGCACTCGATCCGGTTGAATTTCCACGCAAGGCGCTTCCCCTCCTGACCGTCGTCGAGCCCGCGGGAGAGGACGATTTCAAGATCCGGATCACGGGGACCGGAATACGCGCAGCCACGGGACGCGATCTCACCGGGCTGAAGATCAGCGAGATCGAGGGCGCCGGACCTATTCTCGACAGGTTGCTTCAATGCCGCAACAGCGCCGTGACCGATTACGCCGCAGGCTCGGCGGACTGGGCTAGGAAGCCAGGGAAATACTTTACCGCGCTGGTACTGCCGTTCGGGACACCGCAGAGCGTCGAGCGTGTCATGCTGGTGTTCAGCTTCACGAACCGCGCGCCGGAGGGGTAA
- a CDS encoding response regulator: MTSILVVDDDKSLRDLLAGILREQGHEVQTAEEGNSALALMEEATFDLVISDIIMPGKEGIETIREIRSLHPDVRVIAMSTGGSLGNAQILEYARMIGAHEAIRKPVELPALIEMIARMFP, translated from the coding sequence ATGACTTCAATTCTGGTCGTTGACGATGACAAGTCTCTGCGCGATCTCCTGGCGGGAATTCTGCGCGAGCAGGGCCACGAGGTGCAGACCGCCGAGGAAGGAAATTCCGCGCTCGCTTTGATGGAAGAGGCGACGTTCGACCTGGTGATTTCCGACATCATCATGCCGGGCAAGGAGGGCATCGAGACGATCCGGGAAATCCGGTCGCTTCACCCCGACGTTCGGGTCATTGCCATGTCAACCGGGGGTTCTCTTGGCAACGCTCAGATCCTGGAATATGCCCGCATGATCGGCGCTCACGAAGCGATCCGGAAGCCGGTCGAACTTCCCGCGCTAATTGAGATGATCGCGCGGATGTTTCCGTAA
- a CDS encoding MBL fold metallo-hydrolase, translating into MVLKSLRFAGAVLGLLGVAAGSAAAQEVKVTPLGSHDGEFCRFDRAMMFEDPDGTRILYDAGRTVAGAGDPRLGKVDALLVSHMHGDHVGDRHIDAVNAGECGAPMMGTVAAPNTNTVNIALEKSALIVTGSEMPSFFASKLKALGGDPKKSALVRFGASRKVGGVTVTTVPAAHSNGVNGAFIEGELGKLLSSAGLTAYAGPPTGYVLTFSNGLVAYLSGDTGVTAEQRTVVGEQYGAELVVMNIGDTFTTGPTEAAFVVNELIKPASVIPSHANEIGTKGGKVIAGSKTDAFMKALKAPSYLPLSGKTLEFDGAGKCVSGC; encoded by the coding sequence ATGGTTCTCAAATCACTGCGTTTCGCGGGCGCTGTACTGGGCCTGCTGGGTGTGGCCGCGGGCTCGGCCGCTGCTCAGGAAGTGAAAGTGACTCCGCTCGGCAGCCATGACGGAGAATTCTGCCGCTTCGACAGGGCTATGATGTTCGAGGATCCCGACGGCACGCGTATTCTCTATGATGCGGGCCGCACCGTGGCTGGGGCCGGCGATCCGCGTCTCGGCAAGGTCGATGCGCTGCTGGTCAGCCACATGCACGGCGACCATGTCGGCGACCGGCATATCGATGCGGTCAATGCGGGCGAATGCGGCGCGCCGATGATGGGGACGGTCGCCGCGCCGAATACCAACACCGTGAATATCGCGCTTGAGAAATCGGCGCTCATCGTCACCGGGAGCGAGATGCCGAGCTTCTTCGCCAGCAAGCTGAAGGCGCTGGGCGGGGATCCGAAGAAGTCGGCGCTGGTCCGTTTCGGTGCGTCGCGGAAGGTCGGCGGCGTGACCGTCACGACCGTTCCCGCCGCGCATTCGAACGGTGTCAACGGCGCCTTTATCGAGGGCGAACTCGGCAAGCTGTTGTCGTCCGCCGGCCTGACCGCCTATGCCGGACCGCCGACGGGCTATGTGCTGACGTTCAGCAACGGTCTGGTCGCCTATCTCTCCGGTGACACCGGCGTGACCGCCGAACAGCGCACGGTCGTCGGCGAACAATATGGTGCCGAGCTGGTGGTGATGAATATCGGCGACACTTTCACGACCGGACCTACCGAGGCGGCTTTCGTCGTGAACGAGCTTATCAAGCCGGCTTCAGTGATCCCGTCGCATGCGAACGAGATCGGAACCAAAGGCGGCAAGGTCATTGCGGGAAGCAAGACCGACGCCTTCATGAAAGCTCTGAAAGCGCCGTCCTATCTGCCGTTGAGCGGAAAGACCCTCGAGTTTGACGGTGCCGGAAAGTGCGTCTCTGGCTGTTAG
- a CDS encoding M20 aminoacylase family protein, translating into MPIKNRIAEFDAEMREWRHDFHMYPEICYEETRTAGIVAEKLRSWGIETHEGIGKTGVVGVIRGNGSGSGAIGIRADMDALPMQEVSSPEYKSKVPGKMHACGHDGHTSVLLGAAKYLAETRNFDGTVHLFFQPAEEGGAGAKAMIEDGLFERFPCDAVYGLHNMPQIPKNRFAIRKGPLMAGADSVTITIKGRGGHAAMPHMAIDPIAIGTQIYQAAQTFVSRAIDPFENAVVSITQFHAGTANNVIPGEAILNASVRTMTKATQALIKDKFQKLCEGLALANGIEIDCVYREGYPVTSNHDAEVERIVAAAASVVGADAVDTDTDALMGSEDFSYMLEERPGAYIFLGGGDETHTHSVHHPEYDFNDETLTTGASLWAALVEAELPRAG; encoded by the coding sequence ATGCCGATCAAGAACCGTATTGCCGAGTTCGATGCCGAGATGCGCGAGTGGCGGCACGATTTCCACATGTATCCGGAGATCTGTTACGAGGAAACCCGGACCGCCGGGATCGTCGCGGAGAAACTGCGCTCCTGGGGCATCGAGACCCATGAAGGAATCGGCAAGACTGGCGTCGTCGGTGTGATCCGCGGAAACGGGTCGGGCTCAGGCGCCATCGGCATCCGTGCCGATATGGACGCGCTTCCGATGCAGGAGGTTTCCAGCCCGGAATACAAGTCGAAGGTGCCGGGCAAGATGCATGCCTGCGGCCATGACGGACATACCTCGGTCCTGCTCGGCGCGGCCAAGTATCTCGCCGAGACCAGGAATTTCGACGGCACGGTGCACCTGTTCTTCCAGCCCGCCGAAGAAGGCGGCGCCGGCGCCAAGGCGATGATCGAGGACGGCCTGTTCGAGCGCTTTCCCTGCGATGCGGTCTACGGTCTGCACAACATGCCGCAGATCCCGAAGAACAGGTTCGCGATCCGCAAGGGGCCGCTGATGGCCGGCGCCGATAGCGTGACCATCACCATCAAGGGCCGTGGCGGACACGCAGCGATGCCGCATATGGCCATCGATCCGATCGCCATCGGCACGCAGATCTACCAGGCGGCCCAGACCTTTGTGTCGCGCGCCATCGATCCGTTCGAGAACGCTGTGGTTTCCATCACCCAGTTCCATGCCGGTACCGCGAACAACGTCATTCCGGGCGAAGCGATCCTGAATGCGTCCGTGCGGACCATGACGAAGGCGACGCAGGCGCTGATCAAGGACAAGTTCCAGAAGCTCTGCGAGGGACTGGCACTCGCCAATGGCATCGAGATCGATTGCGTCTACCGGGAGGGCTATCCGGTGACCTCGAACCATGACGCGGAGGTCGAGCGGATCGTCGCCGCGGCGGCGAGCGTTGTCGGCGCGGATGCCGTCGATACCGATACGGATGCCCTGATGGGCAGCGAGGATTTCTCCTACATGCTGGAAGAGCGTCCCGGTGCCTACATCTTCCTCGGCGGCGGGGACGAGACCCATACCCACTCGGTCCACCACCCGGAATACGACTTCAACGACGAGACCCTGACGACCGGGGCCAGCCTCTGGGCGGCGCTGGTCGAGGCGGAACTGCCGCGCGCAGGCTAA
- a CDS encoding Hsp20/alpha crystallin family protein: MEIVPPLAHLGIELGNTVLDRHCLRFLLIVGPAKSRDRRKKIDQAPRPTMPLTCCAEAGPLRQRRPLSLSAFASLAESANPFPARKWIDARHLTRYAPEDLTEVNARTRDWSDSEMKPNRDAFDGGAKMVEKVSQSNAAPDWLSQLYAPVRQFGERIAEFLAPASEASVKPEYYEIAIELPGVKEDDISVELHDSTLTVLGEKRSTREEKDRNYFFSERQYGSYRRVFRLPPDADANKVTAHHENGVLTVMIAKLSPETSNPKRIKVQRR; the protein is encoded by the coding sequence GTGGAAATCGTGCCGCCACTCGCGCATCTCGGCATCGAACTCGGCAATACGGTTCTTGATCGGCATTGTTTGCGGTTCCTTTTGATAGTCGGTCCTGCGAAATCCCGCGACCGGCGAAAGAAGATCGATCAGGCTCCCCGCCCCACCATGCCTTTAACCTGTTGTGCGGAAGCCGGACCTTTACGTCAGCGAAGGCCACTCAGTCTTAGCGCATTCGCGAGCCTGGCCGAAAGCGCGAACCCCTTTCCGGCACGGAAATGGATTGATGCACGACACCTCACCCGTTACGCCCCCGAAGATTTGACCGAGGTCAATGCCCGCACGCGCGATTGGTCGGATAGTGAGATGAAACCCAATCGTGACGCGTTCGACGGAGGAGCGAAAATGGTTGAAAAAGTCTCACAATCCAATGCGGCGCCAGACTGGTTGTCCCAGCTCTATGCGCCGGTCCGCCAGTTCGGCGAGCGTATCGCCGAGTTCCTGGCACCGGCATCCGAAGCCTCGGTCAAACCGGAGTATTACGAGATCGCGATCGAACTGCCCGGCGTAAAGGAAGACGACATTTCGGTCGAACTGCACGACAGCACCCTGACAGTGCTCGGCGAGAAACGATCGACGCGCGAGGAAAAGGATCGCAATTACTTCTTCTCGGAACGTCAGTATGGAAGTTACCGGCGCGTTTTCAGGCTCCCGCCTGATGCCGATGCGAACAAGGTCACCGCGCATCACGAAAACGGTGTGCTGACGGTCATGATCGCGAAATTGTCTCCCGAGACATCGAACCCGAAGCGCATCAAGGTTCAGCGTCGATAA
- a CDS encoding YHS domain-containing (seleno)protein: MSRLPGLRHAFLAACLLAGGFQLGPVPAAAAEDPVYTGFLSNVAVDGYDPVSYFSPGGPVKGSAEYTFSYKGAEWHFATAGNRDLFRQDPERYAPQYGGYCAWAVAQGSTAKGDPENWRIVKGKLYLNYNSDIQKRWEQSIPENIQAGDRNWPRVLE; this comes from the coding sequence ATGTCGCGCCTTCCCGGATTGCGTCACGCTTTCCTTGCTGCCTGCCTGCTTGCCGGTGGATTTCAACTGGGGCCGGTGCCCGCCGCCGCGGCGGAGGATCCGGTCTATACCGGCTTTCTTTCGAATGTCGCAGTGGATGGTTACGACCCGGTCAGCTATTTTTCCCCCGGGGGGCCGGTAAAAGGCTCGGCCGAGTACACCTTTTCCTACAAAGGCGCGGAGTGGCACTTCGCCACAGCCGGGAATCGGGACCTGTTCCGGCAGGATCCCGAAAGATACGCCCCGCAATATGGCGGCTATTGTGCCTGGGCCGTGGCGCAGGGAAGTACGGCGAAAGGCGATCCCGAGAATTGGAGGATCGTGAAGGGGAAGCTCTACCTGAACTACAATTCCGACATCCAGAAGCGCTGGGAGCAGAGCATCCCGGAAAACATTCAGGCCGGAGACCGGAACTGGCCGCGCGTGCTTGAGTGA
- a CDS encoding FkbM family methyltransferase yields MSQERMSLTEMLGIDTTINIVDVGANPHAGSGLPPYDALLKRGKVHLVGFEPNPEALAVLQSQKGPNETYLPHAVYDGSVQTLRLCQAPGMTSLLEPNMAVLGAFHGFDQWGKVIAREQIETVRLDDVAEISDLDFLKIDIQGGELEVFRNGTRKLADCLVIQSEVEFLEMYEGQPLFTDVDLFLRERGFVLHRFVEPTSRTIKPLIVNNDPYAGLSQLMWADAVFVRDFTRFGELAPGKLLKLALILHDVFSSFDLALRALLVRDAMVGERLGQTYLQKLQIA; encoded by the coding sequence ATGAGCCAGGAAAGAATGTCGCTGACCGAGATGCTCGGCATCGACACGACAATCAATATCGTCGATGTCGGCGCCAATCCCCATGCGGGCAGCGGGCTGCCTCCTTATGACGCTCTGCTGAAGCGCGGCAAAGTCCACTTGGTCGGCTTCGAGCCGAACCCTGAGGCGCTTGCGGTCCTGCAGTCTCAGAAAGGGCCAAATGAGACTTATCTTCCGCATGCCGTCTATGACGGCAGCGTCCAGACCCTGAGGCTGTGCCAGGCACCCGGCATGACCTCCTTGCTGGAACCCAACATGGCGGTCCTGGGGGCTTTTCACGGGTTCGATCAATGGGGCAAGGTCATCGCCCGGGAACAGATCGAGACCGTCCGGCTGGATGACGTCGCCGAAATCTCCGATCTCGATTTCCTGAAGATCGACATCCAGGGCGGCGAGCTCGAGGTCTTCCGTAACGGAACGCGGAAACTGGCCGACTGTCTCGTGATCCAGTCCGAGGTCGAGTTCCTCGAGATGTATGAAGGCCAGCCGCTTTTCACCGACGTGGATCTGTTTCTGCGCGAGCGCGGCTTCGTACTGCACCGGTTCGTGGAGCCGACCAGCCGGACCATCAAGCCGCTCATCGTCAACAACGATCCTTATGCGGGGCTCAGCCAGCTGATGTGGGCGGATGCAGTCTTCGTGCGCGATTTCACCCGTTTCGGAGAGCTCGCGCCCGGGAAGCTTCTGAAGCTCGCGCTGATCCTGCACGACGTCTTCAGCTCTTTCGATCTCGCCCTGCGCGCGCTGCTGGTGCGGGACGCCATGGTCGGCGAGCGGCTCGGACAGACCTACCTGCAGAAACTTCAGATCGCCTGA
- a CDS encoding NAD(P)-dependent oxidoreductase: MAEKIGLVGLGNAGLAVATALLRHGPVAGFDRSPERRQLAAKEGVEVVEQLSGLSTPTPSQIVLSLPKPEASLEVVEAICSWTDKPSLIVETSTVTPDTAKRCAALCADAGIAFVDAAIAGGVASMAAGEITFFLGGSEESKASARPLLQSIAAQIFDLGPVGAGMGTKVVNNGVMHAVMVVLIEAFAMARKLDVPSETLVQILNREEGLLRPLVHRVGERMRDGNYQSGMSVTNARKDSVLALETAQQLGVPLFATLASHTPYEIAEAKGMGSQDYAALAKLWEDWCSIHFNR, encoded by the coding sequence ATGGCAGAGAAGATTGGTCTGGTGGGGCTTGGAAATGCCGGGCTCGCGGTCGCGACGGCATTGTTGCGGCACGGGCCGGTTGCGGGTTTCGACCGCTCGCCCGAACGCAGGCAACTCGCGGCGAAGGAAGGTGTGGAGGTCGTGGAGCAGCTTTCCGGGCTCTCTACTCCGACGCCCTCGCAAATCGTACTGTCGCTGCCGAAACCCGAAGCCTCTCTGGAGGTCGTTGAGGCGATTTGCAGCTGGACGGACAAACCGTCGCTGATTGTCGAGACCAGTACCGTCACTCCCGATACAGCGAAACGGTGTGCCGCGCTTTGCGCAGATGCCGGGATCGCCTTTGTGGACGCGGCTATCGCCGGTGGTGTCGCGAGCATGGCTGCAGGTGAGATCACGTTCTTCCTCGGTGGCAGCGAAGAGAGCAAGGCGTCGGCGCGGCCTTTGCTGCAGTCGATCGCGGCGCAAATCTTCGATCTCGGGCCGGTTGGCGCGGGAATGGGAACCAAGGTGGTCAATAATGGCGTCATGCATGCCGTCATGGTGGTTCTGATCGAGGCTTTCGCGATGGCGCGGAAGCTCGATGTGCCCTCGGAAACGCTTGTCCAGATCCTCAATCGCGAAGAGGGACTGTTACGCCCGCTTGTCCATCGGGTCGGCGAGCGGATGCGGGACGGGAACTATCAGAGCGGGATGTCCGTCACCAACGCACGCAAGGATTCTGTGCTCGCGCTCGAGACGGCGCAGCAGCTCGGTGTGCCTCTGTTCGCCACACTGGCGTCTCACACGCCTTACGAGATCGCGGAGGCGAAAGGGATGGGCAGCCAGGATTACGCCGCCTTGGCGAAGCTCTGGGAAGATTGGTGTTCGATCCATTTCAACCGCTAG